The DNA region aaaacaacaacttcctatcttgaaaactgtaggagttatccatacaataggAGTACCCTTTTGGCATCCTGCCcacattttcaccatttcaataaccgaattttccttttgaaaacacatttaaaaacaCTGCTCCAAAATATTGGCAAACAGTTGATATCGTAAAGGATAAcaagaaatgtttaaattaagaACAAATTTACACAATCTTGCTTACTAGATAATCttcataaacatattttaaatgttttacgAGCCTTGATTGCGTTAAGAAATATTTACGAAAGTAAGAATTTCTAGATAACAACTTTTAATTAATCACATTTGTGTAATTATGGGGTGTATTATTCCATAACGAGAGAGCAAATTCTGTCAGCATGAAGAATTAAAAACCAAATAAAgtattgaattaaataaaaagccTTTATTTACAATACAATCACTTTATCTTTTCAAATTTTGGTGTTTTCTCTTTCTTCTTTAAGTTTTTCCTTTCTCTCTTCTTGCTTAGCTTGTGAGTATTTCTTAATAATGTTATATGGAAGTAGCTCTGGGTTTAGGATTTTGAATGGAACGTCTGTCTTTTCCTCTTCCTCTGTTTTGTTCAGCAAGGATCTGTAATATTCCATATCGTAACCTCTAAAGGTCAGAGGCCCTTCCATGAACCCTAGGAAGAAacagtttcaaaattatttgcaATTAACTTCTTTTAAAAGTTAACATTAAAGCACCATTGATGCATAATATGGACAAGTTTTTTTAGTCTTTCCTATCTGGCACTGTTTGAAGGTGTAGCTTATTATAACATTGAACACTAGGAATAAACCATTCTGTTCATGTGGATTTAGtaaaatttgtcattttaagGGTATGTAATTAAGAGACCATGGTTAACCAATAAAAACTTATGTTATTCTGTTTCACTGAGTGAAATTTGGAGCTCAATCTAGATTAATAAGATCACAATGGTCAGAGATTGACCAAATTAACCTTGAATATTGCATCAAATCACAGTTTACCAACATGTTAATATTTCTGGTGTACATTTATAGAATCAAAATGATCCATTCCTAGTTTGATCATGTCACATATTAcacattttaaatgtacatgtacatgttttgatGGATATTACTAGTCCTATCAAAATTCATTCCGTTATATTTCCTCAATGTCAAACTTTTCACTTTCTcacttaaaataaattttgggaGATTTGTCACAACAGATTTCGTAATTGAAAAATTGAGAAAgtccaaaataaaatttatcgcAACAGACTGGGTAATAAGATAGTTGAGACGAAAAATTCTTATCCACATTAACACCAAAAGTGTCCACAACATGATAAATAACAGCACAACTGCTCATCTTGCACACTAACCTTCCTCAATTGCCCTTTCTGTCGCTCGAATCAGGTTTCTCTGCTGTTTATTACAAACTCCAGTTTTCATGTTGTCAGCTACATGAACTGTGTTGGTATCTAGGAACTGCTTTAGAAGCTCAATGTGCTGTAAGCAGAAATGGGTACATGCACTTAtagaaatgttaaatttttatcaaGTACACTTTTATTATCAATTGCTCTGTTGCCCTATTCCACGTTTTAACCTTTACATATGATTTGTGCAATTTCATGGACCACAACACTTTGCATAAAAAGCAGGagtaatttcaaaatatttgtacatatgCTACtacaatttacttttaaaatatgaataaacaaaatgaagataTATGATTACCCTGTGGTCCACAACAAAGTAGATATCTCGGCATACTGGACAAGGGTTGTTGGTCAAGAAAACTCCTTTATGCTGCAAGAAATGAATGTCAAGAAAGtttgaaatcaatataaaaGATGATGAAGAAAAACGAAAATAAAATTCTGGAACTCTCAGCAATCAAATAATCCAAATTTGTAAGAGATGTCATGGTTTGATCCCTGTAATAACCTGAACTTTGATCCAAGTTGTTCTTTATGGTTTTGGTTCTGTTCTTCTGGATTGCTATTCAAGGTGACTTCATAACTTTTATaacatttacaaaacaaaacacatctGGGACATTTACTCGGTAGATGGGTAGTTATAAAGTTGATATAGTGGaggtatttaaaattgaaaaaaatcagcctttccttttttacatcatttaaggtggtatgggacacctccttACTGTGACGTACTTccgatcgaaataaacaataaaatcaagcataATTTGATAACCTTCTTATTTCTGGAAATTATCATTGAGCATCGTAgcgtttattaattttaaccttttcaaaatttttcttaacatttttttgggtaaaattttgcaaactttgaaaattctaaatcagtttaagtattttgattataatgtactttaatctacattaatactggcaggtgtcccataccacctctTGAAGAACTGAGCCATATATTTAAATCTATGCTGTTTCTCATTGTCTTACATCAAATTAAAGATATCCAAATCAcatcatatataatttgatgtCAATTaacaagcattttttttttggttcgtTGGTCAGTCATATTTAAAAACCTATGTTGTCGAGAGGAGATGGGGAAGTGCTTGTTTTGGAAAAGACTTGCTACATGCCATCACCCAGGGTCAGAATAATTCTACCTTATTGTTCATGAAATGTCGTACTCATTACAGCCCTGAGTGTCTAGTCAtttgataaatacatgcatcTATACACATGTTCTACTATTTGAATCTATTTTTGACAAAAGtagatttttttatcttcattattttcaataaatgttcTATGCAGTATTGTAGGGGCATGATATTTACTTTAAATGTTTGCAGTATTCTAGCCATTTGTAGGGGTATGATACTTACTTTACAAGAATAGCGGGGCTTTGGCATGATGTTTCCTCTGTAGTTCCTCCTGTATCTCATCCAAACTTTGTCTGTGCCATAGGCTTTCCTGTATGCTATAAGAAAAATGAGAAACAAATAAATCCCTTTATTGGTTCTTGCATTCTGAAGATGAGGCCAGCAGAGCGACAGAAAGGTGAAAAAACAGTTTTCACATGCCTGCACTAGAGAAATACTCCATGCTCTGCTCTAGCGTGACATTAGGTGTTTTCTTCCTCTTATATTCAATTCCTCCATAGACACTTGGCAGTTCATCTGATTTCTTTTCATCTTCTTCATCTTGCCTCCATTTTAGTCTCATAGATCTATTGCATGATACCCCTAGCTACAAATAAAACACTTCATTACACCAAGGCTGACAGtgcaatatatacaataaaatatgttcaaatccaGTGACAAACTAAATCTATTCAGCAAATGTCTTGTACTCTATGGATGATAATGTGGTTATTCTTTACACATATTAAGTCGTTCATAGAATTATTTATTCAAtactttgttcattttttattgaaatatggaACAATAATATTTCTTGTAATCATTGTTTGGTTTTGCGTTAaagttttttctaaataaatatagttttatagatacttttttttgaaatgatagtttaattcttatacatgtatctgttaaCATCATTGCTGGTACAAGCTTCCGTAGTTTTCATCGTCTTCCCAAGATCCAAAATAAACACAATTTCTgcattcattttcaaatttctcTTGCATGGTCAAGTTGTGTCAACTCATTGAACACAAACTCTATATTATGTGGTCTTTAGGCAGAGAAAGCAAACTATTAATGGAAAATTCACGATCAATGCAAAAATACCCACGATTTCCACGACTTTAAAATTGTCTTATATTCGTTTGCAGCAGTGAATGGCTCAAGTTTAAGGCCATGAAGATCAGTTGTATAAAGTACTTAACTTTAGCACCACATTGCATTTCTCATgcgattatttttatttataagtgggatttttttcatttattttgcaCACATTGAGAAAATTCCGAATTTGCAggagttttaatttttttttactgaaaagaGGAATAGTTCCCGTTTAGCGTAATCATTCCTCAACAGGTTGGGCACTGAGGAATGTTTACGCTTAACAGGAACTATTCCCcgtttaagtaattaaaaaactCCCGCAAATGCAGAATTTTCTCGATATATGccaaataaatcaaaatccCACTTAAAATCACATGAGAAATGCAATTTGGTGCAAAAGTACTTTATACAACTGACCTTCGTGGCCTAAAACTTTAGTCCTCCACT from Crassostrea angulata isolate pt1a10 chromosome 7, ASM2561291v2, whole genome shotgun sequence includes:
- the LOC128192962 gene encoding uncharacterized protein LOC128192962, which produces MLKVFQKACSQLLSLDAKLLGVSCNRSMRLKWRQDEEDEKKSDELPSVYGGIEYKRKKTPNVTLEQSMEYFSSAAYRKAYGTDKVWMRYRRNYRGNIMPKPRYSCKHKGVFLTNNPCPVCRDIYFVVDHRHIELLKQFLDTNTVHVADNMKTGVCNKQQRNLIRATERAIEEGFMEGPLTFRGYDMEYYRSLLNKTEEEEKTDVPFKILNPELLPYNIIKKYSQAKQEERKEKLKEERENTKI